The Oncorhynchus masou masou isolate Uvic2021 chromosome 6, UVic_Omas_1.1, whole genome shotgun sequence genome has a window encoding:
- the LOC135542492 gene encoding zinc finger E-box-binding homeobox 2-like isoform X1, with product MPITWSVVCVCVCVCVCVCVCVCVCVCVCVCVCVCVCVCVCGRCTGRSRSSCTPLNYENVMDTGSETEDEDKLLVSEEDGLLNGVGSPASLNNHDAGSPRVGHALMTKEDEDDDMRDSGVDHVWHDNDMLHASVDGTDEMKDDYDTMGPDATLQTVGNGTVKNVVDCTSEFEEFFAKRSKLQEESHVVSIAEYLQRGDTAIIYPEAPEGEELSRMGTPEASETNGQEENDLPPGTPDAFAQLLTCPYCDRGYKRLTSLKEHIKYRHEKNEENFACPLCNYTFAYRTQLERHMATHKPGRDQHQLLNQGAGNRKFKCTECGKAFKYKHHLKEHLRIHSGEKPYECPNCKKRFSHSGSYSSHISSKKCIGLIAVNGRMRNNMKTGSSPTSASSSPTNTAITQLRHKLENGNGNGKPLGHHQDQNNHHLNIKTEPLDFNDYKLMMASHGFGAPGPFLNGGMGGNSSPLGIHCSAQSPLQHLGVGIEQQLLGYPSLSNNLSEVQKVLQIVDNTVCRQKMDCKPEEISRLKAYMKELGNQIEEQKQGLTSQGGHQVGLPVVSHNGATKSIIDYTLEKVNEAKACLQSLTTDSKRQISTIKREKSNHMLDLGTEDKMHENNIMFTPFSCQYCKEAFPGPIPLHQHERYLCKMNEEIKTVLQTSENLMPTKQGMFTEKHALLLSSMLSEKSPINPYKDHMSVLKAYFAMNMEPNSEELLKISIAVGLPQEFVKEWFEQRKVFQYGTPRTPPLEQRRNNHADMVLAANNHNHTPTKDSMAARSPVSLIKCNDRDRNRDHHIMSPTIAELHNNVNNCENQLRLMKANTFSGHTKHMGDHSKMDHLSRSSTPSPLNLSSTSSKNSQSSSYTPNSLMSEDLNLNMNLSEQPLDLSLPKLMKEPKHAMTVKSRPKLNGINHHDHSSVPSPREHFEEPLNLAYLKKEFEGRGQNHLNGDFNKSTSPLFGMNPFGAKPMYTSLPQQTAFPPATFMSPMQASMPGLRPYPGLDQMSFLPHMAYTYATGAATFAEMQQQQRRKYQRKPGFQGELLDGTADYMSGLDDMTDSDSCLSRKKIKKTESGMYACDLCDKTFQKSSSLLRHKYEHTGKRPHQCQICKKAFKHKHHLIEHSRLHSGEKPYQCDKCGKRFSHSGSYSQHMNHRYSYCKREAEEREAAEREAREKGHLEPTELLLSRAYLQGMTPQGYPDLEDREGILREGGMNGGMRDRQKEVEGTYAKIGRREEDFEEEEEESENKSMDTDPDTLRDEEENGEHSMDDSSFDGKTETKSDHEDNMEDGM from the exons CGTTGAATTACGAGAATGTGATGGATACTGGTTCAGAGACAGAGGATGAGGACAAGCTGTTGGTATCGGAGGAGGACGGCCTACTGAACGGTGTGGGCAGCCCTGCCAGCCTGAACAACCACGACGCCGGATCCCCGAGGGTGGGCCACGCCCTGATGACAAAGGAGGATGAGGACGATGACATGAGGGACAGCGGAGTAGACCATGTCTGGCATGACAACGACATGCTGCACGCCTCAGTCGACGGTACTG ATGAAATGAAAGATGATTATGACACTATGGGGCCTGACGCCACTCTTCAGACGGTTGGAAACGGTACAG TTAAGAATGTTGTTGATTGCACTTCCGAGTTTGAGGAGTTCTTCGCTAAGCGTAGCAAGCTCCAGGAGGAGAGCCACGTGGTCAGCATCGCTGAGTACCTGCAGCGGGGCGACACTGCCATCATTTACCCAGAAGCACCCGAGGGAGAGGAGCTGTCCCGAATGGGCACGCCCGAAGCGTCTGAAACAAACGGCCAGGAGGAAAATG ACCTGCCACCTGGAACTCCAGATGCTTTCGCCCAACTGTTGACCTGCCCCTACTGCGACCGGGGTTACAAGCGCTTGACATCGCTCAAGGAGCACATCAAGTACCGCCACGAGAAGAACGAGGAGAACTTCGCCTGCCCCCTGTGTAACTACACGTTTGCTTACCGCACTCAGCTTGAGCGACATATGGCCACGCACAAGCCCGGCAGAGATCAG CACCAACTGCTGAACCAGGGGGCTGGCAACCGCAAGTTCAAATGCACAGAATGTGGCAAGGCCTTCAAATACAAGCACCATCTGAAGGAACACCTGCGGAttcacagtg GTGAGAAGCCATACGAATGCCCAAACTGCAAGAAGCGCTTCTCCCACTCAGGCTCCTACAGCTCTCACATCAGCAGCAAGAAGTGCATCGGCCTTATAGCAGTCAACGGGAGGATGCGCAACAACATGAAGACAGGCTCTTCCCCTACATCAGCCTCGTCCTCCCCTACTAACACCGCCATCACCCAGCTGAGACACAAGCTAGAGAACGGAAACGGAAACGGCAAGCCCCTGGGCCACCACCAGGACCAGAACAACCACCACCTGAACATCAAAACAGAACCACTCGACTTCAACGACTACAAACTCATGATGGCCTCCCATGGCTTCGGCGCGCCTGGGCCCTTCCTGAACGGAGGGATGGGGGGAAATAGCAGCCCGCTAGGGATCCACTGCTCAGCCCAGAGCCCCCTGCAGCACCTGGGGGTGGGGATCGAACAACAGCTCCTTGGTTACCCGTCCCTGAGCAACAACCTGAGCGAGGTCCAGAAGGTGCTCCAGATTGTGGACAACACTGTGTGCAGGCAGAAGATGGACTGCAAACCGGAGGAGATCTCCAGGCTCAAGGCTTACATGAAGGAGCTTGGGAACCAGATCGAGGAGCAGAAACAGGGACTGACGTCACAGGGGGGTCACCAGGTCGGCCTTCCAGTCGTCAGCCATAATGGTGCCACTAAAAGCATCATCGACTACACATTAGAAAAAGTGAACGAAGCCAAAGCTTGTCTCCAGAGCTTGACCACGGACTCAAAGAGGCAAATTAGCACTATCAAACGCGAGAAATCCAACCACATGCTAGATTTAGGTACAGAGGATAAGATGCATGAGAACAACATTATGTTTACACCCTTTTCTTGCCAATACTGCAAAGAAGCCTTCCCAGGTCCAATTCCCTTGCATCAGCATGAACGTTACCTGTGTAAAATGAATGAGGAGATCAAGACTGTTCTCCAGACTAGCGAGAACCTTATGCCCACAAAACAGGGGATGTTTACGGAGAAGCATGCCCTCCTGCTCTCGTCCATGCTGTCTGAGAAAAGCCCCATCAACCCGTACAAGGACCACATGTCAGTGCTCAAGGCCTACTTCGCTATGAACATGGAGCCCAATTCAGAGGAACTACTGAAGATCTCCATAGCGGTCGGCCTTCCTCAGGAATTCGTCAAAGAGTGGTTCGAACAGAGGAAAGTCTTCCAGTACGGCACCCCAAGAACTCCACCACTAGAACAACGAAGGAACAACCATGCAGATATGGTTCTAGCCGCaaacaaccacaaccacactcCCACTAAAGACTCAATGGCAGCTAGATCCCCAGTGTCCCTGATCAAGTGTAATGACCGTGACCGCAACCGTGACCACCATATCATGTCCCCCACCATTGCAGAGCTCCATAACAACGTCAACAACTGTGAGAACCAACTCAGACTCATGAAAGCCAACACGTTCAGTGGACACACCAAACACATGGGTGACCACTCCAAAATGGACCACCTCTCAAGGAGCAGCACACCTTCTCCTTTGAACCTTTCCTCCACATCTTCCAAAAACTCCCAGAGTAGCTCTTATACTCCAAACAGCCTGATGTCTGAGGACCTGAACCTCAACATGAACCTGTCTGAACAACCACTGGACCTGTCACTGCCAAAGCTCATGAAGGAGCCCAAACACGCCATGACCGTGAAGAGCAGACCTAAACTAAACGGTATTAACCACCATGACCACTCCAGTGTTCCCTCCCCACGAGAACACTTCGAAGAGCCACTTAACCTGGCCTATCTCAAGAAGGAGTTTGAAGGCAGAGGCCAGAACCACCTCAATGGAGACTTCAACAAAAGTACCAGCCCCTTGTTCGGGATGAACCCCTTTGGTGCCAAACCTATGTACACGTCGCTTCCGCAACAGACCGCGTTCCCACCTGCCACCTTCATGTCTCCGATGCAGGCCAGCATGCCTGGGCTGAGGCCGTACCCAGGGCTGGATCAGATGAGCTTCCTACCACACATGGCCTACACTTATGCAACAGGAGCAGCTACCTTTGCTGAgatgcagcagcagcagaggaGAAAATACCAGCGAAAGCCTGGTTTTCAG GGGGAGCTGCTCGACGGAACAGCCGATTACATGTCAGGACTGGATGACATGACCGATTCAGACTCCTGTCTGTCCCGGAAGAAGATTAAGAAGACAGAAAGTGGTATGTACGCGTGTGACTTGTGCGACAAAACATTCCAGAAGAGCAGTTCCCTCCTAAGACACAAATATGAACACACAG GTAAACGGCCACACCAGTGTCAAATCTGCAAGAAGGCATTCAAACACAAGCATCACCTTATAGAACATTCACGACTGCACTCGGGCGAGAAACCGTACCAGTGCGACAAGTGCGGGAAGCGCTTCTCTCACTCCGGCTCCTACTCCCAGCACATGAACCACCGCTACTCTTACTGCAAGAGGGAGGCCGAGGAGAGGGAGGCGGCCGAGAGAGAGGCCCGGGAGAAGGGCCACCTCGAGCCCACAGAGCTACTATTGAGCCGTGCCTACTTACAGGGCATGACTCCTCAGGGCTACCCCGACCTGGAGGACCGCGAGGGCATTCTGAGGGAAGGCGGGATGAACGGAGGCATGAGAGATCGCCAAAAGGAAGTTGAAGGAACGTACGCGAAAATAGGACGTAGGGAAGAGGATtttgaggaggaggaagaggagagcgaGAACAAGAGCATGGACACGGATCCAGACACGttgagggatgaggaggagaacgGCGAGCACTCGATGGACGATAGTTCTTTTGACGGGAAAACAGAAACCAAATCGGATCACGAGGACAACATGGAGGACGGCATGTAA
- the LOC135542492 gene encoding zinc finger E-box-binding homeobox 2-like isoform X2, with translation MPITWSVVCVCVCVCVCVCVCVCVCVCVCVCVCVCVCVCVCGRCTGRSRSSCTPLNYENVMDTGSETEDEDKLLVSEEDGLLNGVGSPASLNNHDAGSPRVGHALMTKEDEDDDMRDSGVDHVWHDNDMLHASVDGTDEMKDDYDTMGPDATLQTVGNGTVKNVVDCTSEFEEFFAKRSKLQEESHVVSIAEYLQRGDTAIIYPEAPEGEELSRMGTPEASETNGQEENDLPPGTPDAFAQLLTCPYCDRGYKRLTSLKEHIKYRHEKNEENFACPLCNYTFAYRTQLERHMATHKPGRDQHQLLNQGAGNRKFKCTECGKAFKYKHHLKEHLRIHSGEKPYECPNCKKRFSHSGSYSSHISSKKCIGLIAVNGRMRNNMKTGSSPTSASSSPTNTAITQLRHKLENGNGNGKPLGHHQDQNNHHLNIKTEPLDFNDYKLMMASHGFGAPGPFLNGGMGGNSSPLGIHCSAQSPLQHLGVGIEQQLLGYPSLSNNLSEVQKVLQIVDNTVCRQKMDCKPEEISRLKAYMKELGNQIEEQKQGLTSQGGHQVGLPVVSHNGATKSIIDYTLEKVNEAKACLQSLTTDSKRQISTIKREKSNHMLDLGTEDKMHENNIMFTPFSCQYCKEAFPGPIPLHQHERYLCKMNEEIKTVLQTSENLMPTKQGMFTEKHALLLSSMLSEKSPINPYKDHMSVLKAYFAMNMEPNSEELLKISIAVGLPQEFVKEWFEQRKVFQYGTPRTPPLEQRRNNHADMVLAANNHNHTPTKDSMAARSPVSLIKCNDRDRNRDHHIMSPTIAELHNNVNNCENQLRLMKANTFSGHTKHMGDHSKMDHLSRSSTPSPLNLSSTSSKNSQSSSYTPNSLMSEDLNLNMNLSEQPLDLSLPKLMKEPKHAMTVKSRPKLNGINHHDHSSVPSPREHFEEPLNLAYLKKEFEGRGQNHLNGDFNKSTSPLFGMNPFGAKPMYTSLPQQTAFPPATFMSPMQASMPGLRPYPGLDQMSFLPHMAYTYATGAATFAEMQQQQRRKYQRKPGFQGELLDGTADYMSGLDDMTDSDSCLSRKKIKKTESGKRPHQCQICKKAFKHKHHLIEHSRLHSGEKPYQCDKCGKRFSHSGSYSQHMNHRYSYCKREAEEREAAEREAREKGHLEPTELLLSRAYLQGMTPQGYPDLEDREGILREGGMNGGMRDRQKEVEGTYAKIGRREEDFEEEEEESENKSMDTDPDTLRDEEENGEHSMDDSSFDGKTETKSDHEDNMEDGM, from the exons CGTTGAATTACGAGAATGTGATGGATACTGGTTCAGAGACAGAGGATGAGGACAAGCTGTTGGTATCGGAGGAGGACGGCCTACTGAACGGTGTGGGCAGCCCTGCCAGCCTGAACAACCACGACGCCGGATCCCCGAGGGTGGGCCACGCCCTGATGACAAAGGAGGATGAGGACGATGACATGAGGGACAGCGGAGTAGACCATGTCTGGCATGACAACGACATGCTGCACGCCTCAGTCGACGGTACTG ATGAAATGAAAGATGATTATGACACTATGGGGCCTGACGCCACTCTTCAGACGGTTGGAAACGGTACAG TTAAGAATGTTGTTGATTGCACTTCCGAGTTTGAGGAGTTCTTCGCTAAGCGTAGCAAGCTCCAGGAGGAGAGCCACGTGGTCAGCATCGCTGAGTACCTGCAGCGGGGCGACACTGCCATCATTTACCCAGAAGCACCCGAGGGAGAGGAGCTGTCCCGAATGGGCACGCCCGAAGCGTCTGAAACAAACGGCCAGGAGGAAAATG ACCTGCCACCTGGAACTCCAGATGCTTTCGCCCAACTGTTGACCTGCCCCTACTGCGACCGGGGTTACAAGCGCTTGACATCGCTCAAGGAGCACATCAAGTACCGCCACGAGAAGAACGAGGAGAACTTCGCCTGCCCCCTGTGTAACTACACGTTTGCTTACCGCACTCAGCTTGAGCGACATATGGCCACGCACAAGCCCGGCAGAGATCAG CACCAACTGCTGAACCAGGGGGCTGGCAACCGCAAGTTCAAATGCACAGAATGTGGCAAGGCCTTCAAATACAAGCACCATCTGAAGGAACACCTGCGGAttcacagtg GTGAGAAGCCATACGAATGCCCAAACTGCAAGAAGCGCTTCTCCCACTCAGGCTCCTACAGCTCTCACATCAGCAGCAAGAAGTGCATCGGCCTTATAGCAGTCAACGGGAGGATGCGCAACAACATGAAGACAGGCTCTTCCCCTACATCAGCCTCGTCCTCCCCTACTAACACCGCCATCACCCAGCTGAGACACAAGCTAGAGAACGGAAACGGAAACGGCAAGCCCCTGGGCCACCACCAGGACCAGAACAACCACCACCTGAACATCAAAACAGAACCACTCGACTTCAACGACTACAAACTCATGATGGCCTCCCATGGCTTCGGCGCGCCTGGGCCCTTCCTGAACGGAGGGATGGGGGGAAATAGCAGCCCGCTAGGGATCCACTGCTCAGCCCAGAGCCCCCTGCAGCACCTGGGGGTGGGGATCGAACAACAGCTCCTTGGTTACCCGTCCCTGAGCAACAACCTGAGCGAGGTCCAGAAGGTGCTCCAGATTGTGGACAACACTGTGTGCAGGCAGAAGATGGACTGCAAACCGGAGGAGATCTCCAGGCTCAAGGCTTACATGAAGGAGCTTGGGAACCAGATCGAGGAGCAGAAACAGGGACTGACGTCACAGGGGGGTCACCAGGTCGGCCTTCCAGTCGTCAGCCATAATGGTGCCACTAAAAGCATCATCGACTACACATTAGAAAAAGTGAACGAAGCCAAAGCTTGTCTCCAGAGCTTGACCACGGACTCAAAGAGGCAAATTAGCACTATCAAACGCGAGAAATCCAACCACATGCTAGATTTAGGTACAGAGGATAAGATGCATGAGAACAACATTATGTTTACACCCTTTTCTTGCCAATACTGCAAAGAAGCCTTCCCAGGTCCAATTCCCTTGCATCAGCATGAACGTTACCTGTGTAAAATGAATGAGGAGATCAAGACTGTTCTCCAGACTAGCGAGAACCTTATGCCCACAAAACAGGGGATGTTTACGGAGAAGCATGCCCTCCTGCTCTCGTCCATGCTGTCTGAGAAAAGCCCCATCAACCCGTACAAGGACCACATGTCAGTGCTCAAGGCCTACTTCGCTATGAACATGGAGCCCAATTCAGAGGAACTACTGAAGATCTCCATAGCGGTCGGCCTTCCTCAGGAATTCGTCAAAGAGTGGTTCGAACAGAGGAAAGTCTTCCAGTACGGCACCCCAAGAACTCCACCACTAGAACAACGAAGGAACAACCATGCAGATATGGTTCTAGCCGCaaacaaccacaaccacactcCCACTAAAGACTCAATGGCAGCTAGATCCCCAGTGTCCCTGATCAAGTGTAATGACCGTGACCGCAACCGTGACCACCATATCATGTCCCCCACCATTGCAGAGCTCCATAACAACGTCAACAACTGTGAGAACCAACTCAGACTCATGAAAGCCAACACGTTCAGTGGACACACCAAACACATGGGTGACCACTCCAAAATGGACCACCTCTCAAGGAGCAGCACACCTTCTCCTTTGAACCTTTCCTCCACATCTTCCAAAAACTCCCAGAGTAGCTCTTATACTCCAAACAGCCTGATGTCTGAGGACCTGAACCTCAACATGAACCTGTCTGAACAACCACTGGACCTGTCACTGCCAAAGCTCATGAAGGAGCCCAAACACGCCATGACCGTGAAGAGCAGACCTAAACTAAACGGTATTAACCACCATGACCACTCCAGTGTTCCCTCCCCACGAGAACACTTCGAAGAGCCACTTAACCTGGCCTATCTCAAGAAGGAGTTTGAAGGCAGAGGCCAGAACCACCTCAATGGAGACTTCAACAAAAGTACCAGCCCCTTGTTCGGGATGAACCCCTTTGGTGCCAAACCTATGTACACGTCGCTTCCGCAACAGACCGCGTTCCCACCTGCCACCTTCATGTCTCCGATGCAGGCCAGCATGCCTGGGCTGAGGCCGTACCCAGGGCTGGATCAGATGAGCTTCCTACCACACATGGCCTACACTTATGCAACAGGAGCAGCTACCTTTGCTGAgatgcagcagcagcagaggaGAAAATACCAGCGAAAGCCTGGTTTTCAG GGGGAGCTGCTCGACGGAACAGCCGATTACATGTCAGGACTGGATGACATGACCGATTCAGACTCCTGTCTGTCCCGGAAGAAGATTAAGAAGACAGAAAGTG GTAAACGGCCACACCAGTGTCAAATCTGCAAGAAGGCATTCAAACACAAGCATCACCTTATAGAACATTCACGACTGCACTCGGGCGAGAAACCGTACCAGTGCGACAAGTGCGGGAAGCGCTTCTCTCACTCCGGCTCCTACTCCCAGCACATGAACCACCGCTACTCTTACTGCAAGAGGGAGGCCGAGGAGAGGGAGGCGGCCGAGAGAGAGGCCCGGGAGAAGGGCCACCTCGAGCCCACAGAGCTACTATTGAGCCGTGCCTACTTACAGGGCATGACTCCTCAGGGCTACCCCGACCTGGAGGACCGCGAGGGCATTCTGAGGGAAGGCGGGATGAACGGAGGCATGAGAGATCGCCAAAAGGAAGTTGAAGGAACGTACGCGAAAATAGGACGTAGGGAAGAGGATtttgaggaggaggaagaggagagcgaGAACAAGAGCATGGACACGGATCCAGACACGttgagggatgaggaggagaacgGCGAGCACTCGATGGACGATAGTTCTTTTGACGGGAAAACAGAAACCAAATCGGATCACGAGGACAACATGGAGGACGGCATGTAA